From the Cupriavidus necator N-1 genome, one window contains:
- a CDS encoding polyhydroxyalkanoate granule-associated phasin: MPSSVIPQPVLDASATNSSRLFSEMCELLQAAIHVVSIRTTRMAIAGPAPDEQDQREFSLMSIEKGEAASESLLAMGSGWINLTMTLAKDTSDHLWATSAAAATLACSRSTAQWFERQADLLQLAAGFPGNPLKLADLATNLMQEILAPIHGRAMANAKRLGAA; this comes from the coding sequence GTGCCCTCCTCCGTTATTCCGCAGCCTGTCCTCGACGCTTCTGCAACAAACTCCTCCCGCCTCTTCAGTGAAATGTGCGAACTGCTCCAGGCGGCAATACATGTCGTCAGCATTCGCACTACGCGCATGGCGATCGCCGGTCCGGCGCCTGACGAGCAGGACCAGCGCGAATTCAGCCTGATGAGCATTGAGAAGGGAGAGGCCGCATCGGAATCGTTGCTTGCGATGGGTTCGGGATGGATCAACCTGACCATGACCCTCGCAAAGGACACCAGCGACCATCTCTGGGCGACATCCGCGGCCGCGGCCACGCTGGCATGCAGTCGTTCCACCGCGCAATGGTTCGAACGCCAGGCCGACCTTCTGCAATTGGCCGCCGGGTTCCCCGGCAACCCGCTGAAGCTGGCAGACCTGGCGACAAACCTGATGCAGGAAATCCTCGCGCCGATCCACGGCCGTGCGATGGCAAATGCGAAGCGCCTGGGCGCAGCGTGA
- a CDS encoding indolepyruvate ferredoxin oxidoreductase family protein yields the protein MNAPLNPALLEALASASLDDKYTLEQGRVYMSGVQALVRLPMLQKARDRAAGLNTAGFISGYRGSPLGGVDQALWKAKQHLAASDVVFQPGVNEDLAATAVWGSQQVNLFPGATRDGVFSMWYGKGPGVDRSIDVLKHANSAGSSRHGGVLLLAGDDHAAKSSTVAHQSEHVLQAAGIPVLYPANVQEYLDYGLHGWAMSRYSGLWVAMKCVTDVVESTASVEIDPERVQIALPEDFVVPQGGLNIRWPDSPLEQEARLLDHKWYAALAYVRANRLNRVVLDSPNARFGIMTAGKAYLDVRQALADLGLDDDTCARIGIRVYKVGCVWPLEAHGAREFATGLEEILVVEEKRQILEYALKEELYNWREDVRPKVFGKFDQRGNDGGEWSVPRGNWLLPAHYELSPALIAKAIARRLERLDLPEAVRARIAARVALIEAKEREAAQPRIALERKPWFCSGCPHNTSTRVPEGSRALAGIGCHYMTLWMDRNTDTFSQMGGEGVAWTGQMHFTGDKHVFANLGDGTYFHSGLLAIRASIAAKANITYKILFNDAVAMTGGQPIDGVLTVPQIAHQVLAEGAKKLVVVTDEPQKYGDGNMLPSGVTVFHRDQLDAVQVELRDTAGVTILIYDQTCATEKRRRRKRGTYPDPAKRAFINDAVCEGCGDCSAKSNCLSVEPLETELGTKRKINQSSCNKDFSCVNGFCPSFVTAEGAQVRKPAAAGGKGTGADFEALPLPRLPALERPYGVLVTGVGGTGVVTIGGLLGMASHLERKGVTVLDMAGLAQKGGAVISHVQIAPGPDDLHATRIATGEARLVIGGDAIVSASAEVLSKIRHGLTAAVVNSANTPTAEFIKNPKWKFPGASAEQDLRASVGDACAFFDASAWAVTLLADAIYSNPLLLGFAWQKGWIPLQRESLLRAIELNGVSIDKNRLAFEWGRYLAHHGEAAVKALLPGAPAAPAAQVVAIPQTLDTLIRKRETMLADYQNTAYAARYREAVERIRAAEQQLGIERKLPLTEAVARNLAKLMAYKDEYEVARLYADPAFLDKLRAQFEGEPGRDYQLNFWLAPPLLAKNDKGDGKGRPVKRRFGPRTMTAFRLLARLKVLRGTAFDVFGKTAERRAERALVNDYLAMVDEFAASLSADNVDAALALAALPEDIRGYGHVKEASMDAAAVRREALLAQYRCAARRAAA from the coding sequence GTGAATGCCCCGCTGAACCCCGCCTTGCTCGAAGCCCTGGCCAGCGCCAGCCTGGACGACAAGTACACCCTGGAGCAGGGCCGCGTCTACATGAGCGGCGTGCAGGCCCTGGTCCGCCTGCCCATGCTGCAGAAGGCGCGCGACCGCGCCGCCGGCCTCAACACCGCCGGGTTTATCTCGGGCTATCGCGGCTCGCCGCTGGGCGGCGTGGACCAGGCGCTGTGGAAGGCCAAGCAGCACCTGGCGGCCAGCGACGTGGTGTTCCAGCCCGGCGTCAACGAAGACCTTGCCGCGACCGCCGTCTGGGGCAGCCAGCAGGTCAACCTGTTCCCCGGCGCCACGCGCGACGGCGTGTTCTCGATGTGGTATGGCAAGGGGCCGGGCGTGGACCGGTCCATCGACGTGCTCAAGCACGCCAATTCGGCCGGCTCGTCGCGCCATGGCGGCGTGCTGCTGCTGGCCGGCGACGACCATGCCGCCAAGTCCTCCACCGTGGCGCACCAGTCGGAACACGTGCTGCAGGCTGCCGGCATCCCGGTGCTGTACCCCGCCAATGTGCAGGAGTACCTCGACTACGGCCTGCATGGCTGGGCCATGAGCCGCTATTCCGGCCTGTGGGTGGCAATGAAGTGCGTCACCGACGTGGTGGAGTCGACCGCCTCGGTCGAGATCGATCCCGAGCGCGTGCAGATCGCGTTGCCGGAGGACTTTGTCGTGCCGCAGGGCGGCCTCAATATCCGCTGGCCCGATTCCCCGCTGGAGCAGGAAGCGCGGCTGCTTGACCACAAGTGGTATGCGGCGCTGGCCTATGTGCGGGCCAACCGGCTCAATCGCGTCGTGCTCGATTCGCCGAACGCGCGCTTCGGCATCATGACCGCCGGCAAGGCATATCTTGACGTGCGCCAGGCGCTCGCAGACCTGGGCCTGGACGACGACACCTGCGCCCGCATCGGCATCCGCGTCTACAAGGTGGGTTGCGTGTGGCCGCTGGAGGCGCACGGCGCCCGTGAGTTCGCCACCGGCCTGGAAGAGATCCTGGTGGTGGAAGAAAAGCGCCAGATCCTCGAATACGCGCTCAAGGAAGAGCTGTACAACTGGCGCGAGGATGTGCGGCCCAAGGTCTTCGGCAAGTTCGACCAGCGTGGCAACGATGGCGGCGAGTGGTCGGTGCCGCGTGGCAACTGGCTGCTGCCGGCGCACTATGAATTGTCGCCGGCGCTGATCGCCAAGGCCATCGCCCGCCGGCTGGAACGCCTTGACCTGCCGGAAGCGGTGCGCGCACGCATTGCAGCGCGCGTGGCGCTGATCGAGGCCAAGGAGCGCGAGGCCGCGCAGCCGCGCATCGCGCTGGAGCGCAAGCCCTGGTTCTGCTCAGGGTGCCCGCACAATACGTCCACGCGCGTGCCGGAAGGCTCGCGTGCGCTGGCCGGCATCGGGTGCCACTACATGACCCTGTGGATGGACCGCAATACCGACACCTTCAGCCAGATGGGCGGCGAGGGCGTGGCCTGGACCGGCCAGATGCATTTCACCGGTGACAAGCACGTGTTTGCCAACCTGGGCGACGGCACGTATTTCCACTCGGGGCTGCTGGCCATCCGCGCATCGATCGCGGCAAAGGCCAATATCACCTACAAGATCCTGTTCAATGACGCCGTGGCAATGACCGGCGGGCAGCCCATCGACGGCGTGCTGACGGTGCCGCAGATTGCGCACCAGGTGCTGGCCGAGGGCGCGAAGAAGCTGGTCGTCGTCACCGACGAGCCGCAGAAGTATGGCGACGGTAACATGCTGCCGTCCGGCGTGACCGTGTTCCACCGCGACCAGCTCGACGCCGTCCAGGTTGAGCTGCGCGATACCGCGGGCGTCACCATCCTGATCTACGACCAGACCTGCGCGACCGAGAAGCGCCGCCGCCGCAAGCGCGGCACCTATCCTGACCCGGCCAAGCGCGCCTTTATCAACGATGCGGTCTGCGAGGGCTGCGGCGATTGCTCGGCCAAGTCCAACTGCCTGTCTGTGGAGCCACTGGAGACCGAACTCGGGACCAAGCGCAAGATCAACCAGTCGTCGTGCAACAAGGATTTCTCCTGCGTCAACGGCTTCTGCCCTAGCTTTGTCACCGCCGAGGGGGCGCAGGTGCGCAAGCCGGCGGCAGCGGGTGGCAAGGGCACCGGCGCCGACTTCGAAGCGCTGCCGCTGCCGCGGCTGCCAGCCCTGGAGCGGCCGTACGGCGTGCTGGTCACCGGCGTGGGCGGCACCGGCGTGGTCACTATCGGCGGCCTGCTGGGCATGGCATCGCACCTTGAACGCAAGGGCGTGACCGTGCTGGACATGGCTGGCCTGGCACAGAAGGGCGGGGCGGTGATCAGCCACGTGCAGATCGCACCGGGCCCGGACGACCTGCATGCGACGCGTATCGCGACGGGCGAGGCGCGCCTGGTGATCGGGGGCGACGCCATTGTCTCGGCCTCGGCCGAGGTGCTGTCGAAGATCCGGCACGGATTGACCGCCGCCGTGGTCAACAGCGCCAACACGCCCACCGCGGAATTCATCAAGAACCCGAAGTGGAAGTTCCCCGGCGCCAGCGCCGAGCAGGACCTGCGCGCCAGCGTGGGCGATGCCTGCGCGTTCTTCGACGCCAGCGCATGGGCGGTGACCCTGCTGGCCGACGCCATCTACTCCAACCCGCTGCTGCTCGGCTTTGCCTGGCAGAAGGGCTGGATCCCGCTGCAGCGTGAAAGCCTGCTGCGCGCGATCGAACTCAATGGGGTGTCGATCGACAAGAACCGGCTGGCATTCGAATGGGGACGGTATCTCGCGCACCATGGCGAGGCGGCGGTAAAGGCGCTCTTGCCGGGTGCTCCGGCGGCCCCGGCCGCACAGGTCGTGGCAATCCCGCAGACGCTCGACACCCTGATCCGCAAGCGCGAGACGATGCTGGCCGATTACCAGAACACCGCATACGCTGCCCGCTACCGCGAGGCCGTCGAGCGCATCCGCGCAGCGGAGCAGCAACTGGGCATCGAGCGCAAGCTGCCGCTGACCGAGGCCGTGGCGCGCAACCTGGCCAAGCTGATGGCCTACAAGGACGAGTACGAGGTGGCGCGCCTCTACGCCGATCCCGCCTTCCTGGACAAGCTGCGCGCCCAGTTCGAAGGGGAGCCCGGCCGCGACTACCAGCTCAACTTCTGGCTAGCGCCCCCGTTGCTGGCCAAGAACGACAAGGGTGACGGCAAGGGCCGCCCGGTCAAGCGCCGCTTCGGTCCGCGCACGATGACGGCATTCCGCTTGCTGGCGCGCCTGAAGGTTTTGCGTGGCACGGCGTTCGATGTGTTTGGCAAGACTGCCGAGCGCCGCGCCGAGCGGGCGCTGGTCAACGACTATCTGGCCATGGTCGACGAGTTCGCAGCGTCCCTGAGCGCGGACAACGTCGACGCCGCGCTGGCGCTTGCCGCGTTGCCTGAGGATATCCGCGGCTACGGCCACGTGAAGGAGGCCAGCATGGATGCGGCGGCAGTACGGCGGGAGGCGTTGCTGGCGCAGTATCGCTGTGCGGCCCGGCGGGCTGCGGCTTGA
- a CDS encoding LysR substrate-binding domain-containing protein has product MFKVREGSERLAKEVTLRQFRYFVAAAETGQFSMAATAEHVSQSAITNAVLALEQRLAVRLFDRRPHGVTLTAEGHLFFQHARQILDSVEDALREPRFQVHGLQGSVRLAASYTVLGYFLPGLLARFRTNYPDIELDLLDMDRPDIERAVLAGEIELGIALLSNLERPQRFQRHTLMRSRRQLWTSSSHPLLAVERPSLRDIAAYPYILITVDEAEESTLRYWRSHRLAPKVAFRTGSMEALRGLVAHGFGVTVLSDMVYRPWSLEGKQIEARPIANAVPDMEVGMLWQPGRKLGKPADALREFLIHACGS; this is encoded by the coding sequence ATGTTCAAGGTGCGCGAAGGCTCGGAAAGACTGGCCAAGGAAGTCACGCTGAGGCAGTTCCGCTATTTCGTCGCGGCCGCGGAGACCGGGCAATTCTCGATGGCCGCGACCGCCGAGCATGTCTCGCAGTCGGCCATCACCAATGCTGTGCTGGCGCTTGAGCAGCGCCTGGCCGTACGCCTGTTCGATCGCCGGCCCCACGGTGTGACGCTGACGGCAGAAGGCCACCTATTCTTCCAGCACGCCCGCCAGATCCTGGATTCGGTCGAGGATGCGCTGCGCGAGCCGCGCTTCCAGGTGCACGGGTTGCAGGGCAGCGTGCGCCTGGCCGCCTCCTACACGGTGCTGGGCTACTTCCTGCCGGGGCTGCTGGCGCGCTTTCGCACCAACTATCCGGACATCGAACTGGATCTGCTCGACATGGACCGGCCGGATATCGAGCGAGCCGTGCTGGCGGGGGAGATTGAGCTGGGCATTGCGCTGCTGTCGAACCTGGAGCGGCCCCAGCGCTTCCAGCGTCATACGCTGATGCGTTCCCGGCGCCAGCTGTGGACCTCGTCCAGCCATCCGCTGCTGGCCGTGGAGCGGCCTTCGCTGCGCGATATTGCGGCCTATCCGTATATCCTCATCACCGTGGACGAGGCCGAGGAATCCACCCTGCGTTACTGGCGCAGCCACCGGCTCGCACCCAAGGTCGCATTCCGGACCGGCTCGATGGAGGCCCTGCGCGGGCTGGTGGCGCATGGCTTCGGCGTCACCGTGCTGTCCGACATGGTGTATCGCCCGTGGTCACTGGAGGGAAAGCAGATCGAGGCCCGGCCGATTGCCAATGCGGTGCCGGACATGGAGGTCGGCATGCTGTGGCAGCCCGGGCGCAAGCTGGGCAAGCCGGCGGATGCGCTGAGGGAGTTCCTGATTCACGCTTGCGGGAGCTGA
- a CDS encoding Bug family tripartite tricarboxylate transporter substrate binding protein: MGLLATVSVIAATPACAQEQWPSKTIRFVVPFAAGGANDLMARAAAEGATKALGQTVLIENRPGAGGTVGADIVAKSAPDGYTFLISAAGVISNGMIKKSMPFKDDALVPVAMIGLAPSVIVVPKNAPYKDLRDFVEASKKGSGFNFATAGTGSTPHFVAEILNVKYGAKLQPVPYKSGSESTTAVLGGQVEGTSEASIIALPHILHDGKFKPLATTWTQRISAYPQLSTAVEQGFPELQIAHWAGVHAPKGTPDAILDKVAAAVDKAMKDPAAAAKLKAVGIEPVGGTRADFVKFVDAERKRLGEIVRAARMQEK, encoded by the coding sequence CTGGGCCTGTTGGCGACGGTAAGCGTTATCGCGGCTACACCAGCTTGCGCACAAGAGCAATGGCCGAGCAAGACAATCCGCTTTGTCGTGCCCTTTGCCGCCGGCGGCGCCAATGACCTGATGGCGCGCGCCGCGGCCGAGGGCGCCACCAAGGCGCTGGGCCAGACCGTGCTGATCGAGAACCGGCCCGGCGCGGGCGGCACCGTGGGCGCCGACATCGTGGCCAAGAGCGCGCCGGATGGCTACACCTTCCTGATCAGCGCAGCCGGCGTCATCTCGAACGGCATGATCAAGAAGTCCATGCCGTTCAAGGATGACGCGCTGGTCCCCGTCGCCATGATCGGCCTTGCGCCCTCGGTCATCGTGGTGCCGAAGAACGCGCCCTACAAGGATCTGCGCGACTTTGTCGAGGCGTCAAAGAAGGGGAGCGGTTTCAACTTCGCGACCGCGGGAACCGGCAGCACCCCGCACTTCGTGGCGGAGATCCTGAATGTGAAGTACGGCGCGAAACTGCAGCCGGTGCCCTACAAGAGCGGGTCGGAAAGCACTACGGCAGTGCTGGGCGGCCAGGTGGAAGGAACCTCAGAGGCCAGCATCATCGCCCTTCCGCATATCCTGCACGACGGCAAGTTCAAGCCGCTGGCCACCACCTGGACGCAACGCATCTCGGCCTACCCGCAGCTTTCCACCGCCGTGGAGCAAGGTTTCCCGGAGTTGCAGATCGCGCATTGGGCCGGCGTCCATGCACCCAAGGGGACGCCCGATGCGATCCTGGACAAGGTGGCCGCCGCGGTGGACAAGGCCATGAAGGACCCGGCCGCCGCCGCCAAGCTGAAGGCCGTGGGCATCGAGCCGGTCGGCGGCACGCGTGCGGACTTCGTGAAGTTTGTCGATGCGGAGCGCAAGCGGCTGGGCGAGATCGTCAGGGCTGCTAGGATGCAGGAGAAGTAA
- a CDS encoding FMN-binding negative transcriptional regulator — protein MYIPAHFAENRPEELSRIIREHPLGMLVTQGSAGLDADHIPFEFDPGEGTHGVLTAHVARANPLWQRCPTGSPVMVVFRGAEAYISPNWYPSKHEAHRQVPTWNYEVVHAHGTITVHDDERFVRRLVARLTRRHETAEARPWKMGDSAPEYIDSMLRNIVGIEIAVTSLVGKVKLSQNRELRDRLGAADTLEARGYGELAQCMRKAG, from the coding sequence ATGTACATTCCTGCTCACTTTGCTGAAAACCGGCCAGAGGAACTGAGCCGCATCATCCGCGAGCACCCGCTGGGGATGCTGGTTACGCAAGGCAGCGCCGGACTGGATGCCGACCACATCCCGTTCGAGTTCGATCCCGGCGAGGGAACCCACGGCGTGCTCACAGCCCACGTGGCCCGCGCGAATCCACTCTGGCAGCGTTGCCCCACGGGCTCGCCGGTCATGGTCGTCTTCCGCGGCGCCGAGGCCTATATCTCGCCCAACTGGTACCCGAGCAAGCATGAGGCGCACCGCCAGGTGCCGACCTGGAACTACGAGGTGGTACACGCGCACGGCACGATCACCGTGCATGATGACGAGCGTTTCGTTCGCCGCCTGGTTGCGCGCCTGACCCGGCGGCACGAGACAGCCGAAGCCAGGCCCTGGAAGATGGGGGACTCCGCGCCGGAGTACATCGACAGCATGCTGCGCAACATCGTGGGCATCGAGATCGCCGTCACTTCGCTGGTGGGCAAGGTCAAGCTCAGCCAGAACAGGGAGTTGCGGGATCGCCTCGGTGCCGCCGACACCCTAGAGGCGCGGGGGTATGGCGAACTTGCACAGTGCATGCGCAAGGCTGGTTGA
- a CDS encoding LysR family transcriptional regulator, with product MIDNNFDLNLVRLFVTMVESRTLTAAAERSGMTRSNVSRRLKLLEQHLGAQLMRRTTRHVELTEAGQLLYAHGLRMLDELQSANTSIDSLGQVVRGDVRIRLPTGLGHLYLTPLLLEFARNYPQISLRVVINDNIGDLIPAEVDVALKITSQPPDDHVARRICDVGWCLCASASFLDSHGPIRTVADLERCDMIAPASLGRRFTLKVWLAGTPMTLRVSPRIQSGDYPFLFESVMGGLGVALLPRYAVWRQMQSGQMREALAECEAEGVGDSVYMLTAPNRYPTLATRTLMDFIRLHLERQAENWGRRNLPAASANESNAAPAS from the coding sequence ATGATTGACAATAATTTCGATCTCAACCTGGTGCGGCTCTTCGTCACCATGGTCGAGTCGCGCACGCTGACCGCCGCCGCCGAGCGCAGCGGCATGACCCGCTCCAACGTATCGCGCCGCCTGAAATTGCTGGAGCAGCACCTGGGCGCTCAATTGATGCGCCGCACCACGCGCCATGTCGAACTGACCGAAGCTGGTCAGTTGCTGTACGCGCATGGGTTGCGCATGCTGGACGAACTGCAGTCGGCCAATACCTCGATCGACAGCCTTGGCCAGGTGGTGCGCGGCGACGTGCGTATCCGCCTGCCCACGGGACTGGGTCATCTCTACCTGACGCCATTGCTGCTGGAATTCGCCCGCAACTACCCGCAGATTTCGCTGCGCGTCGTCATCAACGACAACATTGGCGACCTGATCCCGGCCGAGGTCGACGTGGCGCTGAAGATCACCTCGCAGCCGCCGGATGACCACGTGGCGCGGCGCATCTGCGATGTCGGCTGGTGCCTGTGCGCGTCGGCATCGTTCCTGGACAGTCACGGTCCGATCCGGACCGTGGCCGACCTGGAGCGCTGCGACATGATTGCCCCGGCATCGCTAGGGCGCCGCTTTACGCTGAAGGTATGGCTGGCGGGTACGCCGATGACGTTGCGCGTGTCGCCCCGGATCCAGTCAGGCGACTATCCGTTCCTGTTCGAGTCGGTGATGGGCGGGCTGGGCGTGGCACTGCTGCCGCGCTATGCGGTCTGGCGGCAAATGCAGTCCGGACAAATGCGCGAGGCGCTGGCCGAGTGCGAAGCCGAAGGCGTGGGCGACAGCGTCTACATGCTGACCGCGCCAAACCGCTATCCGACGCTGGCAACGCGAACGCTGATGGACTTTATCCGCCTGCATCTGGAGCGGCAGGCAGAGAACTGGGGGCGCCGCAACCTGCCTGCGGCATCGGCCAATGAAAGCAACGCCGCCCCAGCGTCTTGA
- the pdxR gene encoding MocR-like pyridoxine biosynthesis transcription factor PdxR, producing the protein MGQSRQPAGNRAGATGAGRRIYDLLRAQIADGSLPPGARAPSTRALASELGVSRTTVTAAYEQLVAEGFLVTAVGRVARIASPLAAPAPAGLTAGRHSRSAPTLSEFGRRVAGLGMPAPLQAEPVRFDFLYGAVASRDFPTLAWRRAYQAELLRQQNSLSYAPPEGEASLRRALQGYLRRARGLACEAEQVLVVHGSQQAIDLCARLLLDAGDAFAFEDPGYLMARRCFEATGARCQATPVDGHGLDTASLPQDDRVRLVYVTPSHQFPLGGVLPIGRRLELLQWAQRHDAWIIEDDYDGEFRYGQRPIDTLRSIDTDGRVIYVGTFSKALSPHLRLGYLVLPPELVPVFRQAKRLADRHAPVLEQRVLAALIESGAYERHVRRMRRENERRRAALLDGVARYLPADAEVCGTAAGLHVVLWLPSLRPQDETALVAAARGKDVGVYPVSPLFAGARSHGQRRAAGLVLGYASLTVEQIQRGMQILGSVIAVMGRRFSRLGSQGQADNGFQVG; encoded by the coding sequence ATGGGCCAGTCACGCCAGCCAGCCGGTAACCGTGCCGGAGCCACGGGCGCGGGACGCCGCATCTACGATCTTCTGCGCGCCCAGATCGCGGACGGCTCACTGCCGCCGGGTGCCCGGGCGCCGTCCACGCGAGCGCTGGCGTCCGAGTTGGGTGTATCGCGTACCACCGTCACCGCCGCCTACGAACAACTTGTGGCCGAGGGCTTCCTCGTCACCGCGGTGGGGCGGGTGGCCCGAATCGCCAGCCCGTTGGCGGCACCGGCACCAGCCGGGCTGACCGCAGGCCGGCACTCCAGGTCGGCCCCAACCCTGTCCGAATTCGGGCGTCGCGTGGCGGGACTCGGCATGCCGGCACCGCTGCAAGCTGAACCGGTTCGCTTCGACTTCCTGTATGGGGCGGTGGCTTCCCGGGACTTTCCAACCCTGGCCTGGCGGCGTGCCTACCAGGCCGAACTGCTGCGTCAGCAAAACAGCCTGTCATACGCCCCGCCCGAAGGTGAGGCATCGCTGCGACGCGCCCTCCAGGGCTATTTGCGGCGTGCCCGGGGACTGGCCTGCGAGGCCGAGCAGGTTCTGGTGGTACATGGCTCGCAGCAGGCCATCGATCTGTGCGCACGGTTGCTGCTGGATGCCGGCGATGCCTTCGCCTTCGAAGACCCTGGCTACCTGATGGCAAGGCGCTGCTTCGAAGCCACCGGCGCCAGGTGCCAGGCCACGCCAGTGGACGGGCATGGCCTGGATACCGCCAGCCTTCCCCAGGACGATCGTGTCCGCCTGGTGTACGTGACACCGTCGCACCAGTTCCCACTAGGGGGTGTGCTGCCGATCGGCCGGCGCCTGGAGCTGCTGCAATGGGCGCAGCGCCACGACGCCTGGATCATCGAGGACGACTACGACGGGGAGTTCCGCTACGGCCAGCGCCCGATCGACACCCTGCGCTCGATCGACACCGACGGCCGCGTGATCTACGTCGGCACTTTCTCCAAGGCGCTGTCGCCGCACCTGCGGCTCGGCTACCTGGTGCTGCCGCCTGAACTGGTGCCGGTGTTCCGGCAGGCCAAGCGGCTGGCCGACCGCCATGCGCCCGTGCTGGAGCAGCGCGTGCTGGCAGCGCTGATCGAAAGCGGTGCCTACGAACGCCATGTGCGGCGCATGCGCCGGGAAAACGAGCGTCGGCGAGCAGCCTTGCTGGATGGCGTCGCACGCTACCTGCCAGCGGACGCGGAAGTCTGCGGTACGGCGGCGGGGCTGCATGTGGTGCTGTGGCTGCCGTCGCTGCGGCCCCAGGACGAGACAGCGCTGGTGGCCGCTGCGCGCGGCAAGGATGTGGGGGTCTACCCGGTATCACCGTTGTTTGCAGGGGCCCGGTCGCATGGACAGCGTCGAGCGGCTGGATTGGTGCTGGGTTATGCGAGTTTGACGGTGGAGCAGATTCAGCGGGGGATGCAGATTCTAGGGTCGGTGATTGCGGTGATGGGGCGGCGTTTTTCCCGCCTGGGTTCTCAGGGCCAGGCTGACAACGGGTTTCAGGTAGGCTGA
- a CDS encoding DUF1330 domain-containing protein, producing the protein MAAYLIADVDVTDPAVFEEYKRDVPATEVRYGGKYLGRGGPTKVLEGDWQPHRLVIVEFPDMDALMAWYDSPEYARLKAIRERCATTRIIALEGVAAVTV; encoded by the coding sequence ATGGCTGCATACCTGATTGCCGACGTTGACGTCACGGACCCCGCCGTTTTTGAAGAGTACAAACGAGACGTACCTGCTACCGAGGTGCGGTATGGTGGGAAGTATCTGGGCCGTGGCGGTCCAACCAAAGTTCTCGAAGGAGACTGGCAGCCGCATCGTCTCGTCATCGTCGAGTTCCCGGACATGGATGCCTTGATGGCCTGGTATGACTCGCCAGAGTACGCCCGCCTCAAGGCGATTCGGGAAAGGTGTGCGACAACAAGGATTATCGCGCTGGAAGGGGTCGCGGCCGTCACCGTCTAG
- a CDS encoding LysE family translocator — MSLIPFLIAAIVLAITPGPGIAYVVARTVAGGRSEGLASCFGTALGGLLHVLAAALGLSLVIAQSAVAFNLLKYLGAAYLVYLGIRMLMRKQAPVTLETMSSKGARRALVEDIMVEVLNVKTALFFLAFLPQFVSASEPLVPQLVLLGCICVALNTLVDVVVVFAAHRLLKSGAAREARARLMTRMSGVTMLGLGAFLALARREA; from the coding sequence ATGTCACTCATCCCCTTCCTGATCGCTGCCATCGTTCTCGCCATCACCCCCGGCCCGGGCATCGCCTATGTCGTTGCACGAACGGTGGCTGGCGGCCGGTCCGAGGGCCTGGCTTCATGCTTCGGCACCGCCCTTGGTGGCTTGCTCCATGTGCTCGCGGCGGCCTTGGGCCTGTCGCTGGTCATTGCCCAGTCAGCCGTGGCGTTCAACCTGCTCAAGTATCTGGGTGCGGCTTATCTGGTGTACCTGGGGATTCGCATGTTGATGCGCAAGCAAGCGCCGGTCACGCTCGAAACCATGTCATCCAAAGGTGCGCGCCGCGCTCTGGTCGAGGACATCATGGTCGAGGTCTTGAATGTCAAGACGGCGCTGTTCTTTCTGGCGTTCCTGCCGCAGTTTGTCTCGGCAAGCGAACCTCTGGTGCCGCAGTTGGTGCTGCTGGGCTGCATTTGCGTCGCGCTCAATACGCTGGTCGACGTTGTCGTCGTGTTTGCCGCGCATCGTCTGCTCAAGTCTGGCGCCGCCCGCGAAGCTCGCGCCCGCTTGATGACCCGGATGTCGGGTGTCACGATGCTGGGCCTGGGCGCCTTCCTTGCGCTGGCCCGGCGCGAGGCCTAG